The proteins below are encoded in one region of Proteiniborus sp. DW1:
- a CDS encoding cytidine deaminase produces MNVKELINIALDARERAYVPYSNFKVGAALLSKSGKIYTGCNIESASFTPTICAERTAISKAVSEGDRDIEAIAVVGNMEDFTYPCGVCRQVIREFGKNATIIIAKSEEEYKLYSLDDLLPYSFGPEDLDK; encoded by the coding sequence GTGAATGTGAAGGAACTAATAAATATAGCTTTGGATGCTAGGGAAAGAGCATATGTACCTTATTCAAACTTCAAAGTAGGAGCAGCGCTTCTATCAAAGAGTGGCAAAATTTATACAGGATGTAACATAGAATCAGCGTCTTTTACTCCTACAATATGTGCTGAGAGAACGGCTATATCTAAAGCTGTGTCGGAAGGGGATAGAGACATAGAGGCTATAGCAGTAGTAGGGAATATGGAGGACTTTACCTACCCTTGCGGTGTATGTAGACAGGTAATTAGAGAATTCGGAAAGAATGCTACAATAATAATTGCGAAAAGTGAAGAAGAATATAAACTTTATAGTTTGGATGATTTGTTGCCGTATAGCTTTGGACCTGAAGACCTTGACAAATAG
- a CDS encoding YqzL family protein, translating into MLMNKMWKIFESTGNIDAYLYYKACCNTSKENEKEVLEFTKEEKRA; encoded by the coding sequence ATGTTGATGAATAAAATGTGGAAAATTTTTGAAAGTACTGGAAACATAGATGCATATTTATATTATAAGGCATGTTGTAATACATCAAAAGAAAATGAAAAGGAGGTATTAGAGTTTACAAAAGAAGAGAAAAGAGCCTAA
- the era gene encoding GTPase Era, translating to MKYKSGFVTIIGRPNVGKSTLLNYIIGEKMAIVSDKPQTTRNKIQCIYTGEDFQIIFIDTPGIHKPKNKLGEYMVNISKDTLSEVDVILWLVDESLEMGPGDKFILEELKDIKTEKILVINKIDKLKSEEIELIRNNYEQLGIFKDIIPLSAIKGKGVDTLIKAILKELPEGPQYFPADMITDQPERQIVSEIIREKALNYLDEEVPHGIAVGIDLMRQREDKDIIDINATIYCERESHKGIIIGKNGRKLKGIGKSARQDIEALLGSQIYLELWVKVEKNWREKEKIIKYFGYK from the coding sequence ATGAAATATAAATCAGGATTTGTTACTATAATAGGGAGACCAAATGTAGGGAAATCTACACTTTTAAATTACATAATAGGCGAAAAAATGGCCATAGTATCAGATAAGCCTCAAACAACTAGAAACAAAATCCAATGTATATATACTGGTGAAGATTTTCAAATTATTTTTATTGATACACCTGGTATACATAAGCCTAAAAATAAACTTGGAGAGTATATGGTAAATATTTCAAAAGACACATTGTCTGAGGTTGATGTCATATTGTGGCTTGTGGATGAAAGCTTAGAAATGGGACCAGGAGATAAATTTATACTAGAAGAATTAAAAGATATTAAAACAGAAAAAATATTAGTTATTAACAAAATAGATAAATTGAAATCAGAGGAGATAGAATTAATTAGAAATAACTATGAACAACTAGGTATATTTAAAGATATCATTCCATTATCTGCAATTAAAGGAAAAGGTGTAGATACTTTAATAAAGGCTATATTAAAGGAATTACCAGAGGGACCTCAATATTTTCCAGCTGATATGATTACAGATCAGCCTGAAAGACAAATAGTTTCAGAAATCATAAGAGAAAAGGCTCTTAATTACCTTGATGAAGAGGTTCCTCATGGAATTGCAGTAGGAATAGATCTGATGAGACAAAGGGAAGATAAGGATATTATAGATATAAATGCAACAATATACTGTGAGAGGGAATCACATAAAGGAATTATTATAGGTAAAAATGGAAGAAAATTAAAGGGTATTGGTAAAAGTGCAAGACAAGATATTGAGGCATTGCTTGGAAGTCAAATTTATCTTGAACTTTGGGTTAAGGTAGAAAAAAACTGGAGAGAAAAGGAAAAGATAATAAAATATTTTGGATACAAATAA
- the recO gene encoding DNA repair protein RecO, with protein MVLKTEGLVLRQTKYDDWDKILTIFTRNNGKIQAIAKGARRPKGSLIVGTQVFAYSEFLLYRGKNLYQVNQADIIESFFSLRDDLYKLAYATYIAELVDAGAVDELANIKLFDLSIKTLRVLSKLKKDYKKLLIAFELKYISFIGYRPHLRSCVICNKELGNRVKLSAAHGGSICEECSYRGYNGYAVSKDIIAKIDQLLYVPLDNIEELCIPSKDLNIIESLVLEYVMNHIEKRNFKSLEFLKNLEG; from the coding sequence ATGGTATTAAAGACAGAAGGATTGGTATTGAGACAAACAAAATATGATGATTGGGATAAAATACTTACTATATTCACAAGAAATAATGGAAAAATTCAAGCTATTGCTAAGGGGGCGAGGAGACCTAAAGGAAGCTTAATAGTAGGTACTCAAGTTTTTGCTTATAGTGAATTTTTGTTGTATCGAGGAAAAAATCTATATCAAGTAAATCAAGCTGATATAATAGAGTCTTTTTTTTCACTAAGAGATGATTTATACAAGCTTGCATATGCTACTTATATTGCCGAACTAGTTGATGCAGGTGCTGTAGATGAGTTAGCAAATATAAAGTTATTTGACTTATCAATTAAAACTCTTAGAGTTCTATCTAAGCTTAAAAAGGATTACAAGAAACTTCTTATTGCTTTTGAATTAAAGTATATCAGTTTTATAGGATATAGACCTCATTTAAGAAGCTGTGTGATTTGCAATAAGGAATTAGGTAATAGAGTAAAATTAAGCGCTGCACATGGAGGTTCTATTTGTGAAGAATGTTCATATCGTGGTTACAATGGTTATGCAGTGAGTAAAGATATAATAGCAAAAATTGATCAACTTCTCTATGTACCTTTAGATAATATAGAAGAATTATGTATACCATCAAAAGATTTAAATATTATTGAAAGTCTAGTGTTAGAATATGTGATGAATCATATAGAAAAAAGAAATTTTAAATCCTTAGAGTTTTTAAAAAATTTAGAGGGGTAA